A region from the Achromobacter seleniivolatilans genome encodes:
- a CDS encoding TIGR03364 family FAD-dependent oxidoreductase, whose product MKTYDVIVVGAGMLGIAHAWAAAKRGLSVAVIERSRQAHGATIRNFGQVIVTGQAPGMMLSHAQQARELWLDLAGKAGFHVRANGALVLARNADEAEVLQEFADTRLQQEGYRAELLSARGVAGLYDGRLAHHCMALRGHDDLQIYSREALPAITAYLAESLGVTFITGTLARAVENGLVGTTAGDFQGKHVFVCPGHDYLTLLPERFAPLNLEVTRLQMLRAAFESDSIALDCPLLTGLSCVHYGAFSDLPSAQALRDVIQARTPMLLDNGIHLLISPTPYGELIIGDSHRYGQDAFPFNDEAVDNAMLDLASQALGARLRVLERWQGVYGTHGPAPFSVMPVDAATTVAVMHSGVGMTVGLAIGERTVAGALGG is encoded by the coding sequence ATGAAAACTTACGACGTAATCGTGGTGGGCGCGGGCATGCTAGGCATCGCGCACGCCTGGGCAGCCGCCAAACGCGGCCTGTCGGTAGCCGTGATCGAGCGCAGCCGTCAGGCGCATGGCGCCACGATCCGCAACTTTGGTCAGGTGATTGTGACGGGCCAGGCGCCCGGCATGATGCTGTCGCATGCGCAGCAGGCGCGTGAACTGTGGCTGGACCTGGCTGGCAAGGCGGGCTTCCATGTGCGCGCAAACGGCGCGCTGGTGCTGGCTCGCAATGCGGACGAGGCCGAGGTGTTGCAGGAGTTCGCAGACACGCGTTTGCAGCAGGAAGGCTATCGCGCCGAACTGCTCTCGGCGCGCGGCGTGGCCGGTCTGTACGATGGCAGGCTGGCGCATCATTGCATGGCTTTGCGTGGGCACGACGACTTGCAGATCTACTCCCGCGAAGCCTTGCCGGCCATCACCGCGTACCTGGCAGAATCGCTGGGGGTCACCTTCATCACCGGTACGCTTGCGCGCGCCGTGGAAAACGGTCTGGTCGGCACCACGGCAGGAGACTTCCAAGGCAAGCATGTCTTCGTCTGCCCAGGGCATGACTATCTGACCTTGTTGCCCGAGCGTTTTGCGCCGCTGAATCTGGAAGTCACCCGCTTGCAGATGCTGCGCGCGGCATTCGAGAGCGACTCCATTGCGCTCGACTGCCCGCTGCTGACAGGGCTGTCTTGCGTGCATTACGGCGCGTTTTCAGATCTGCCATCGGCGCAAGCTTTGCGTGACGTGATTCAGGCGCGTACCCCCATGCTGCTGGATAACGGTATCCATCTGCTGATCAGTCCCACGCCTTATGGCGAGCTGATCATTGGCGATTCGCATCGCTACGGGCAAGATGCCTTTCCGTTCAATGATGAAGCCGTCGACAACGCTATGCTGGATCTCGCGTCGCAGGCGCTGGGTGCGCGCTTGCGTGTGCTGGAACGCTGGCAGGGCGTCTACGGCACGCATGGCCCAGCGCCGTTCTCGGTGATGCCCGTGGATGCCGCGACGACGGTGGCGGTGATGCACTCTGGCGTAGGCATGACCGTGGGCCTGGCGATTGGTGAACGCACCGTGGCGGGCGCTCTGGGCGGCTGA